A single window of Vespula pensylvanica isolate Volc-1 chromosome 23, ASM1446617v1, whole genome shotgun sequence DNA harbors:
- the LOC122636771 gene encoding leucine-rich repeat-containing protein 20 isoform X1, with product MRPPAYNAEEVQQIPQEQGERNVAMAVCVQLAGRAIIRVVSRCEEAQDNCNLDLSECQLMQIPDAVYHLMRHTELKRCDLSGNVITKIPPKFAVKFSLITELNLSHNQMSKLPEELAELQALERLNISHNTFIALPPVTCQIPQLKRLLANNNSIIDVDVERIKHAPALEYIDLQANPLTPRMYDLLSTLTRIRVELTPRQVEEWEDLTV from the exons ATGAGACCACCAGCGTATAATGCCGAAGAGGTACAACAGATTCCTCAAGAGCAAGGAGAAAGGAACGTCGCCATGGCTGTTTGCGTTCAATTGGCGGGTCGAGCGATTATTAGGGTAGTTTCGCGATGCGAGGAAGCTCAAGACAATTGTAATTTAG atTTGTCTGAATGTCAGTTAATGCAAATACCAGATGCAGTTTATCATTTGATGAGACATACAGAATTGAAAAGATGCGATTTGTCTGGTAATGTTATAACAAAGATCCCACCAAAATTTGCAGtgaaattttctcttatcaCTG aaCTCAATCTAAGTCACAATCAAATGAGTAAACTGCCAGAAGAGCTTGCCGAACTTCAAGCATTGGAAAGACTCAACATTTCGCATAATACTTTTATCGCTTTGCCACCTGTTACCTGCCAGATACCTCAACTTAAACGACTTCTTGCCAATAATAACTCCATCATCG ACGTTGATGTTGAGAGAATTAAACATGCACCAGCATTGGAATACATAGATTTGCAAGCAAATCCATTAACACCAAGAATGTATGATCTTCTAAGTACCTTGACTCGTATCAGAGTGGAATTAACTCCACGGCAAGTAGAAGAATGGGAAGATTTGACGGTCTGA
- the LOC122636771 gene encoding leucine-rich repeat-containing protein 20 isoform X2 has translation MANAVTKVILRCEEAQENENLDLSECQLMQIPDAVYHLMRHTELKRCDLSGNVITKIPPKFAVKFSLITELNLSHNQMSKLPEELAELQALERLNISHNTFIALPPVTCQIPQLKRLLANNNSIIDVDVERIKHAPALEYIDLQANPLTPRMYDLLSTLTRIRVELTPRQVEEWEDLTV, from the exons ATGGCGAACGCTGTGACAAAGGTGATATTACGTTGTGAAGAAGCACAGGAGAACGAAAATCTCg atTTGTCTGAATGTCAGTTAATGCAAATACCAGATGCAGTTTATCATTTGATGAGACATACAGAATTGAAAAGATGCGATTTGTCTGGTAATGTTATAACAAAGATCCCACCAAAATTTGCAGtgaaattttctcttatcaCTG aaCTCAATCTAAGTCACAATCAAATGAGTAAACTGCCAGAAGAGCTTGCCGAACTTCAAGCATTGGAAAGACTCAACATTTCGCATAATACTTTTATCGCTTTGCCACCTGTTACCTGCCAGATACCTCAACTTAAACGACTTCTTGCCAATAATAACTCCATCATCG ACGTTGATGTTGAGAGAATTAAACATGCACCAGCATTGGAATACATAGATTTGCAAGCAAATCCATTAACACCAAGAATGTATGATCTTCTAAGTACCTTGACTCGTATCAGAGTGGAATTAACTCCACGGCAAGTAGAAGAATGGGAAGATTTGACGGTCTGA
- the LOC122636767 gene encoding PDZ domain-containing protein 8 isoform X2, with protein MKHGQAQLPQELLDKIQDEKTNLNSNIVRQSIYQGNENLAINLTLQFLFNELRNAERVRLWLYRKLNNEFKELLTQSTTGKLLDSVKLRDLNLGTEFPTIKSLEVADSKIDADTGLLESLDLSLDLCYSGNFQMSIDVKMLLGKTAYMALQVKRVTGRARLQFTRVPYTHWSLSFYSDPILELEVQSQFQGRQLQPQIISLITGQIRRAVRRKHTLPRYKMRYKPFFRRLNDEVMDLSEVAGMQINPGCLEVTLLEVSRLNVGPNMLNAEDISQIEVHCTMSIDSTPWIHLTQYNGVPYMILDLIISKTSSQQLGVVFKQELVSEIGQVCVLVETIVSGSPAAIAEMRKGDILIAVDGKKVTNMNQVAKLVKSAVQRRFIIRVERKYVKVDSDKQSSIKSDSEIKSGIEKIFDRKTSRSDLIGIKGDSTDDFSKMKLESSMKFLDPKDTDSENVDKSEFSSRLFRRRRSSSTHILEEATQMPETPLRRISTASSQSTTSSNIQFCSIDDSYVTNTSDLYYTTKDKGYASLITFEETRNFQIDSEQHYLNVGVWGRVKCNEYTPKLLGYINAPIKLIVAQCAKSSTGHYLKCHALLPPESASLATSNTKLQGYSGFDPTLCFGDILMSYNWESSVPNRHITNESIKKENVEAIRAQPIQNEEAAEKKVHDFIRTHFHRATHCDFCTKKIWLKDAIQCRDCGMVCHKKCEIRCQASGICGSETLATLALEADEIEPSAIIGESSPEISLTGCEDNVQGASMMAMKASIANTLLGLKKAGSTSCLAPPTSGIGLASRSLPPSPCASRKSSLVGGLGISPELLEGAEPSVAAPLVAGDLDDGLMSRAKDTGKFLYKYLEPSERVEKINDMIGKLKTALDAETTSRLELSQSGENDSIKLIAQSDLRVQALSVLLLHYCAGLQHAQEALEKAKNEN; from the exons GAGATTTGAATCTGGGTACAGAATTTCCAACAATAAAAAGCTTGGAAGTAGCTGATTCTAAGATAGACGCGGATACTGGATTATTAGAATCATTGGATTTATCCCTTGATTTATGTTACTCAGGAAATTTTCAAATGTCGATAGATGTTAAAATGTTGTTAGGAAAAACAGCATATATGGCTTTACAAG TAAAACGTGTTACTGGTCGAGCAAGATTGCAATTCACACGTGTACCATATACACATTGGTCTTTAAGTTTTTATTCGGATCCTATCTTGGAATTGGAGGTGCAATCTCAATTCCAAGGTCGCCAATTGCAACcacaaataatatcattaattactGGACAAATAAGAAGAGCTGTACGTCGAAAACATACGTTACCAAGATACAAAATGCGTTATAAGCCATTCTTCCGCAGATTAAACGATGAAGTTATGGACCTATCAGAA GTTGCTGGTATGCAAATCAATCCAGGGTGTTTGGAAGTTACATTATTAGAAGTTAGTCGTTTAAATGTTGGACCTAACATGCTTAATGCGGAAGATATTTCTCAAATAGAAGTACATTGCACGATGAGCATAGACTCAACACCTTGGATACATTTAACGCAATATAATGGAGTACCATACATGatattagatttaattattagcAAAACTAGTTCGCAGCAACTTGGCGTAGTATTCAAACAAGAACTTGTTTCTGAAATCGGCCAAGTATGTGTACTTGTTGAAACTATAGTATCTGGAAGTCCAGCAGCTATAGCCGAaatgagaaaaggagataTTTTAATAGCCGTCGATGGTAAAAAGGTCACTAATATGAATCAAGTTGCAAAACTCGTTAAAAGTGCTGTACAGAGGCGTTTCATTATTagagtcgaaagaaaatatgtcaAAGTAGACTCGGATAAACAAAGTTCTATAAAATCTGACAGTGAAATAAAGTCTGGTATAGAAAAAATCTTTGACAGAAAAACTAGTAGAAGTGATTTGATAGGAATCAAAGGAGATAGTACGGATGATTTCAGTAAAATGAAATTGGAAAGTTCAATGAAATTCTTAGACCCAAAAGATACGGATAGTGAGAATGTAGACAAATCTGAATTTTCTAGTAGATTgtttagaagaagaaggagtagTAGTACGCATATTCTAGAAGAAGCAACTCAAATGCCTGAAACACCATTAAGAAGAATTTCAACGGCTTCCAGTCAATCCACAACGTCCAGCAACATTCAATTTTGTTCTATCGACGATAGTTATGTTACCAATACATCTGATTTGTATTACACTACGAAAGATAAGGGATATGCTTCTTTAATTACTTTCGAGGAAACTAGAAATTTTCAGATAGATTCCGAACAGCATTATTTAAATGTAGGGGTATGGGGTCGCGTTAAATGTAACGAATATACTCCTAAATTATTAGGATACATTAATGCtcctataaaattaattgtagcGCAATGTGCTAAGTCGTCGACAGGTCATTATCTTAAATGTCATGCTTTATTGCCACCAGAAAGTG CTTCTTTAGCAACATCCAATACTAAATTACAAGGGTACTCTGGTTTTGATCCTACTCTTTGTTTCGGAGACATTTTAATGTCCTATAATTGGGAAAGCAGTGTGCCAAATCGCCATATCACAAACGAAtctataaaaaaggaaaatgtagaAGCTATTAGAGCCCAACCGATTCAGAATGAAGAAGCAGCTGAAAAAAAAGTGCATGACTTTATTAGGACACACTTCCACAGAGCGACTCACTGCGATTTTTGCACGAAAAAG atttgGTTAAAAGATGCGATACAGTGCAGGGACTGCGGTATGGTATGtcataaaaaatgtgaaattcGTTGTCAAGCATCAGGGATATGTGGTTCGGAAACTTTAGCAACGCTGGCATTAGAAGCAGATGAAATAGAACCTAGTGCTATTATCGGCGAGTCAAGTCCGGAGATATCTCTTACTGGTTGTGAAGATAATGTTCAG GGTGCAAGTATGATGGCCATGAAGGCTAGTATAGCTAACACACTCTTGGGCCTCAAGAAGGCTGGAAGTACCAGTTGTCTGGCTCCACCAACTTCCGGTATTGGTCTGGCATCTAGAAGTCTTCCCCCAAGTCCCTGTGCATCCCGCAAG AGTTCATTGGTTGGAGGTTTGGGTATAAGTCCTGAACTTTTGGAAGGTGCTGAACCAAGCGTGGCAGCTCCTCTTGTCGCAGGAGATTTGGACGATGGTCTTATGTCTAGAGCCAAAGATACTGGAAAATTCTTATATAAGTATTTGGAACCATCGGAACGTGTTGAGAAGATCAATGATATG ATAGGGAAACTAAAAACTGCCCTAGATGCTGAAACTACCTCAAGATTAGAATTATCGCAAAGCGGAGAGAACGatagtataaaattaattgcacAGAGCGATTTAAGAGTACAGGCGTTGAGTGTCTTACTTCTTCATTATTGTGCTGGCTTGCAACACGCGCAAGAGGCAttagagaaagcaaaaaatgaaaattga